The Actinocorallia herbida DNA window GTCAGCACGTGCTGGCCGCGCTTGCCCATGATGATCGCGGTGCCGGTGTCCTGGCACATCGGAAGGATGCCGCCGGAGGCGATGCCGGCGTTCTTCAGCAGGTCGAGGGCGACGAACCTGTCGTTGGGGGAGGCCTCGGGGTCGTCCAGGATCTTGCGGAGCTGGGCGAGGTGCGCCGGGCGCAGCAGGTGCTGGATGTCGTGGATGGCGGTCTCGGTGAGCAGCCGGATGGCCTCGGGCTCGACCTGGAGGAACGTGCGGCCGGCGGCCTCGACCGTCGACACACCCTCGGTGGTCAGGAGCCGGTATTCCGTCTCGGTGTCCTTCCCCAGCGGAAGCAGCTCGGTGTGTACGAAATCGGCCATCTCATCCCTCGCACATCTCGTTCGGCAGGCCGTCTAAGGGTAAAGGGTCCCCCTGGCGGGATCGCCGCGCAGGTCACGCCCACCGCGACCAGGAGACATCCCGCGATCTCGGCGGCCGAGGGGACCCCGGCGCCGATGACGGCGGTGGTCGCCGCGGCCGAGACGGCGATGAGCCCGCCGTAGGGGGCGGCTCGGTCGGCGCCCAGCCTGCCTAGCGCGCGGTACCAGAGCAGGAACGCGACGACGGTGATCACCAGGCCGATGTAGGCCAGCGCGGCGCCTTCGGCGGGGGTGGGCGCGCGGAAGGACTCGCCGGAGACGAGCGCCGCGGCGGCGAGCAGGGGGACGGCGAGGGCCACCGAGTACGCGGACAGCCTTACCGCCCCGAGCCTGGGCAGGAGCGGGACCGCCAGAAGGGAGAAGAGCACCTCCCCGGTCAGGGCGCCCACGGCGTAGGCGAGGCCCCGTAGGCCGCCGCCGCCGAACCCGCTCGCCAGCGCCGCGCCCGCGCTGACCGTCAGGGCCGCGCCCACGAGCCGCCGTGACGGCCTGCGCCCCTGGACGAGCGGCCCCGCGACGGAGATCACCAAAGGGGCGCAGCCGAGTACCGCGCCCACGGTCGCGGGCGACGCCGTCCGGACCGCCTCCACCAGGCAGTAGTTGAATCCCGCGAGCCCGGAGGCGGCGAGCGCGACCAGCAGGGCCCACTCCCGCGCCCCCTTGGGCGGCGCGCCCGCGGCCCGCGCGGCGAGCGGCAGCAGGACGGCCGCCGCGACGCCGTACCGGAGCGCCTGCCCGATGAGGACGGGATAGGCCGTCACCGTCGCCGACACCGCGGCCATCGTCCCGACCAGGGTCATCCCGGTCGCCGCCCCGGCGCCCGCGCCGAGGTCCGTGTTCCTTCGCATGCGGACGACGCTAGGGAGCGATCGGTCCCAGAATGAGAGCCAATTCACCCGGTGAATTCAGGACCATTGCCCCGGGCTCGGGGAGGAGGCGGGCGGCATGCCGGATCTGCACATCGCGGTGGACCGTGCGGCGGGGAGGCTCGCGGTCCAGCTCGCGGCGGGCCTGCGGGCCGCGGTCAGGGACGGCAGGCTGGCGGGCGGGGCACGGCTGCCCTCCACCCGGGGCCTCGCCGCCGACCTGGGGATCTCGCGGGGCGTCGTGGTGGCCGCCTATGAGCAGCTCGTCGCCGAGGGGTTCCTCCTGGCCCGCACGGGCGACGGGACCCGGGTGGCCCCCGCGGCGGGCCGTCCGGTGGCCGAGGCGGTCGGTGCCCCGGGGCGTGCCGAAGCCCCCGAGTTCGACTTCCGCCCGGGGCGGCCGGACCTTTCGCAGTTCCCCCGCGCGCGCTGGGCGGCGGCCCACAAGCACGCGCTGGAGACGATGGCCCACGACGACTTCGCCTACCCGGACCCCGCGGGAGTCCCGCTGCTGCGGGAAGAGCTCGCGGGGTACCTCGGCAGGGTGCGCGCCGCCGATGTGACACCGGAGCGGATCGTGGTCACCTCCGGCGTCGCGCACGGGCTGTCCATGGTCACGAGGCTGCTCGGCGGGCCCCTGGCGGTGGAGGACCCCACGTCGGAGCGGCAGATCCCGCTGCTGGCCGAGGCGGGGGCGCCGCTCGTCCGGGTGCCGGTCGACGCCGAGGGCCTCGACGTGGCGGCCCTCGCCCGCTCGGCAGCGCGGGCCGTGCTCGTCACCCCGGCCCACCAGTTCCCGACGGGCGTCGTGCTGTCCCCGGCGCGGCGGGCGGCCCTGGTGGCCTGGGCGCGCGCCACCGGAGGCACCGTCATCGAGGACGACTACGACGCCGAGTTCCGCTATGACCGCGATCCCGTCGGCTGCGTCCAGGGGCTGGCCCCGGACCGGACCGTGCTGCTCGGCTCGGTGAGCAAGGCGCTGGCGCCGGGCCTGCGGCTGGGATGGCTCGCCGCGCCGGCCGGGCTCGCCGCCGCGGTGGCCGGGCACCGCGCGCTCACCGACCTCGGCGGCCCGGTCGTCGAGCAGCACGCGCTCGCGCACTTCCTCGCCTCGGGCGCGCACGACCGGCAGGTGCGCCGGGCCCGCCGGGTCTACCGGGCGCGCCGTGACGCCCTGGTCGAGGCGCTGGCGCGGGAGCTGCCCGCGGCCAGGGTCGGCGGGGTCAGCGCGGGCCTGCACCTGTACGTCGAGATCCCCGGGCTGCCGGCGGACGCCGCAGCGCGGGCGGCCCGGCGCGGAGTCGCGGTCGAGCGCTGCGGCTCAGGGCTCGTTCTGGGCTACGGGGGCGTTCCGGCGCGGCGGATCCCCGGGGCGGTCGCTCGGCTCGCCGCCGCGCTGGCGTGAGCGCGCCGCTCAGGCCGGGGACGGCTCGGCGGCGCCCGCGGGGGTCTTGGGGGAGAACGAGGGCGCGAGCAGGACGATCAGGAGGATCAGCCCGGCCGGGATGGTGAAGGCCAGGCGGAGGTTGCTGTCGCCGTCGGCGGAGGCGAACGCGCCGATGATCCCCGCGCCCAGGACGAACCCGACGTAGTTGAACAGGTTGACCCGGGACACCGCGATGCCGAGGCCGGTGCCGTCGACCCGGTCGGCCGCGGAGAACGCGATCGGCGCGACGACGCAGACGCCGAGGCCCATGACCGTCACCGCGGCGATGGCGAGGAGCGCGTTCGGGGCGATGATCACGCCGAGCATGCCGAGGAACCCGACGACGGCCCCGATCCGGACGACCAGGACCGGCCCGAAGCTGCGGACGCCGAAGTCGGCGATGCTCCGGCTGAGCACCATCGCCACCTGGTAGGCGACGTAGGCGAGCGGCGCGACGGTCGCGCTGGCGGCGAGTTCGTCTTCGAGGTACTTGGCGCTGTAGTTCGAGATCGCCGCGTCGGCGATGTAGAAGGAGCCCATCGCGATGCCCACGAGGAGGATCGGCCGCCACGGCACCCGCTTGGCCGCCGCCTTGATCTCCTCCGCCGAGGGGCCTCCGGCCTCTTCCCGACGCCGGTAGAGGAACGGCCCGAGGGCGAGCGCCCCGGCGACGCCGAGGGCCGAGGGGATGACGAAGCCCGTGAACAGCGACATGTCCTGGCTGTTGGCGAACGACGCCCACAGCCCGCCCGCGATGCCCGCGACGCTCCACACGGCGTAGAAGCCGGAGATGACGCTCCGCTGCTCGTGCCGTTCGACGGCGACGGCCTGGGCGTTCATCGAGGCGTCGACCGCGCCGACGAAGAGGCCGAACAGCGCGACCGCCCCGTACAGCGGGAGGAGTTCGCCGCCGGTGAGCCCGATGAGGACCGCGGCGACGCACACCGCGGGCTGGGCGACGCGCAGGACGACGGCGCTGCCGTAGCGGGTGAAGAGCAGGCCCGACAGGGTGCTGCCGACTCCGGCGATCACCGGGACGAGCAGGAGCACGATCGCCAGGTCGGCGTCGCTGAGCCCGTGCGCGTCCTGGATCTGGGGCACCCGCGTGACCAGTGAGGCGAAGCACAGTCCTTGGATGCCGAACGCGCCGAAGGTGGCGAGTCTGGCCTGGCGGTCCCGCATCGGACGCCCCCCGAAAAGGTGAGATAAGTTCGGGAAAGGCTAGAGACCGCCTGAATCCGGGTCAAGTGGGTCGACGGTCACGGACCTGCGGCCATCGGGCAGCCGGACCCAGAGCGTCTCCCCGGTCTCCAGGTCCTCCGCCGCGCGCAGCACGGTCCCGTCGGGCCGCTGGACGATCGCGTACCCGCGGGCCAAGGTGGCCGCCGGGGACAGCGCGGTAAGGCGGGCACGCGTATGCGTCAGCCTGTCCTCGGCCCTGTCGAGCGCCACCGCGAGCGCCCTGCGCGCCCTGTCACGGGTGGCGAGCACCTGCTCGTGCTTGCGCTCGACCTCCCGGACCGGATCGGCCAGCGCGGGCCGCGACCGCACCCCGTTCAGCCAGGTCAGCTCGCGTTCGATCCGGCCCGTCACCGACCGGCGGCCCCGGTCCCTGAGCTGCCGGATCATCGCCTGCTGCTCGCGCACGTCGGGCACGACCCGTTTGGCGGCGTCGGTCGGGGTGGACGCCCGGTGGTCGGCGACGAGGTCGAGCAGCGGCGCGTCCTGCTCATGGCCGATCGCCGAGACGACGGGCGTGCGCGCCGCCGCGACCGCGCGGACCATGGTCTCGTCGGAGAACGGCAGCAGGTCTTCCAGGGAGCCACCGCCCCGGGTGATGATGATCACCTCGACGGCGGGGTCGGCGTCGAGTCTCCGCAGCGCCTCCACCACCTCGCCGACCGCGTGCGAGCCCTGCACGGCGACGGTCTCGACCCGGAACGCGACCGCGGGCCAGCGCCTGCGGGCGTTCTCCAGCACGTCGCGCTCGGCCGCGGAGTCCCGGCCGCAGACCAGGCCGATCGTGCCGGGCAGGAACGGCAGCGGGCGCTTGCGCTCGGGCCGGAACAGCCCTTCGGCGGAGAGCACCCGCTTGAGCTGCTCCAGCCGGGCGAGCAGTTCCCCGACGCCGACCGCGCGCACCTCGATCGCGGTGAGCGAGAACGACCCGCGGTTCACGTAGAAGTCCGGCTTGGCGTGGATGACGACCCGGGCGCCGTCGACGACCGCGGGGTTCTCGAAGATCCCGCGCGCCCCCACGACCCGGACGGAGATGTTCGCCGCAGGGTCCCGCAGCGTCAGGAAGACGGTGCCGCCGCGCCGGTTCAGCTCGGTGATCTGGCCCTCGACCCAGACGCGGCCGAGCCGTCCGATCCACCCGCCGACGAGGTTGAGCACCGTCCTG harbors:
- a CDS encoding MFS transporter, which translates into the protein MRDRQARLATFGAFGIQGLCFASLVTRVPQIQDAHGLSDADLAIVLLLVPVIAGVGSTLSGLLFTRYGSAVVLRVAQPAVCVAAVLIGLTGGELLPLYGAVALFGLFVGAVDASMNAQAVAVERHEQRSVISGFYAVWSVAGIAGGLWASFANSQDMSLFTGFVIPSALGVAGALALGPFLYRRREEAGGPSAEEIKAAAKRVPWRPILLVGIAMGSFYIADAAISNYSAKYLEDELAASATVAPLAYVAYQVAMVLSRSIADFGVRSFGPVLVVRIGAVVGFLGMLGVIIAPNALLAIAAVTVMGLGVCVVAPIAFSAADRVDGTGLGIAVSRVNLFNYVGFVLGAGIIGAFASADGDSNLRLAFTIPAGLILLIVLLAPSFSPKTPAGAAEPSPA
- a CDS encoding DMT family transporter — encoded protein: MRRNTDLGAGAGAATGMTLVGTMAAVSATVTAYPVLIGQALRYGVAAAVLLPLAARAAGAPPKGAREWALLVALAASGLAGFNYCLVEAVRTASPATVGAVLGCAPLVISVAGPLVQGRRPSRRLVGAALTVSAGAALASGFGGGGLRGLAYAVGALTGEVLFSLLAVPLLPRLGAVRLSAYSVALAVPLLAAAALVSGESFRAPTPAEGAALAYIGLVITVVAFLLWYRALGRLGADRAAPYGGLIAVSAAATTAVIGAGVPSAAEIAGCLLVAVGVTCAAIPPGGPFTLRRPAERDVRGMRWPISYTPSCFRWGRTPRRNTGS
- a CDS encoding PLP-dependent aminotransferase family protein, coding for MPDLHIAVDRAAGRLAVQLAAGLRAAVRDGRLAGGARLPSTRGLAADLGISRGVVVAAYEQLVAEGFLLARTGDGTRVAPAAGRPVAEAVGAPGRAEAPEFDFRPGRPDLSQFPRARWAAAHKHALETMAHDDFAYPDPAGVPLLREELAGYLGRVRAADVTPERIVVTSGVAHGLSMVTRLLGGPLAVEDPTSERQIPLLAEAGAPLVRVPVDAEGLDVAALARSAARAVLVTPAHQFPTGVVLSPARRAALVAWARATGGTVIEDDYDAEFRYDRDPVGCVQGLAPDRTVLLGSVSKALAPGLRLGWLAAPAGLAAAVAGHRALTDLGGPVVEQHALAHFLASGAHDRQVRRARRVYRARRDALVEALARELPAARVGGVSAGLHLYVEIPGLPADAAARAARRGVAVERCGSGLVLGYGGVPARRIPGAVARLAAALA
- the xseA gene encoding exodeoxyribonuclease VII large subunit, which encodes MALDTSADNPIPVRTVLNLVGGWIGRLGRVWVEGQITELNRRGGTVFLTLRDPAANISVRVVGARGIFENPAVVDGARVVIHAKPDFYVNRGSFSLTAIEVRAVGVGELLARLEQLKRVLSAEGLFRPERKRPLPFLPGTIGLVCGRDSAAERDVLENARRRWPAVAFRVETVAVQGSHAVGEVVEALRRLDADPAVEVIIITRGGGSLEDLLPFSDETMVRAVAAARTPVVSAIGHEQDAPLLDLVADHRASTPTDAAKRVVPDVREQQAMIRQLRDRGRRSVTGRIERELTWLNGVRSRPALADPVREVERKHEQVLATRDRARRALAVALDRAEDRLTHTRARLTALSPAATLARGYAIVQRPDGTVLRAAEDLETGETLWVRLPDGRRSVTVDPLDPDSGGL